Proteins found in one Strigops habroptila isolate Jane chromosome W, bStrHab1.2.pri, whole genome shotgun sequence genomic segment:
- the LOC115619256 gene encoding LOW QUALITY PROTEIN: uncharacterized protein LOC115619256 (The sequence of the model RefSeq protein was modified relative to this genomic sequence to represent the inferred CDS: inserted 1 base in 1 codon; substituted 1 base at 1 genomic stop codon), with protein MRGWCRLWIYNYGILVNPLCQLLQTETKELQWTGEAKWAFNELKKELMRAPALGLPDVTKPFWLFSHERQGIDLGVLAQNIGPYKRAVAYFSKQLDEVGKGWPGCLWAVAAVVLNIQEARKFTMGQKIIVLLSHTISAVLEKKXGHWLSPSRFLKYQAILVEADDVDIVTTNIVNPASFLSNAAAVGEPVTHDCLETIEATYSSRPDLKEEPLPKTETWFTDGSSFVQNGVQKAGYAVTTTQRTIEARALPAGTSAQKAEIIALTKALELANRRDINIWTDSKYAFVVVHAHGAVWKERRLLMSHRKQIKHSAEILRLLEAARLPNXVAVMHCRGHQRGDTDQEKGNRVADLEATRATEEGEVMDTRSRGLDHPLHDVKPGDWIYIKSFTGHPLGEKWKGPYQTLLTTYTAVKARGITTWLHYSKIKKAPAPEKSTAT; from the exons ATGAGAGGTTGGTGTCGACTCTGGATCTATAATTATGGTATATTAGTAAACCCCCTATGCCAATTGCTGCAAACAGAAACGAAGGAATTACAGTGGACTGGGGAAGCAAAATGGGCATTTAATGAATTAAAGAAGGAATTAATGAGGGCCCCAGCCCTCGGACTGCCAGATGTCACCAAACCCTTTTGGTTATTTTCACACGAGAGACAAGGCATAGACCTTGGGGTCCTAGCTCAAAATATAGGACCCTATAAAAGAGCTGTAGCTTACTTCTCAAAGCAACTAGATGAAGTAGGCAAAGGATGGCCTGGATGCTTATGGGCAGTAGCAGCCGTAGTCCTAAATATCCAGGAAGCTCGAAAATTTACTATGGGACAAAAGATTATTGTCCTGCTATCACATACCATATCTGCGgtactggaaaaaa gggggcaCTGGCTGTCTCCCTCTCGGTTCCTTAAGTACCAAGCGATATTGGTAGAAGCAGATGATGTAGATATAGTCACTACTAATATTGTCAACCCAGCCTCTTTTCTCAGCAATGCCGCAGCAGTCGGGGAACCAGTAACCCATGACTGCCTAGAAACCATCGAAGCTACTTACTCAAGCCGGcctgatttaaaagaagaaccCTTGCCGAAAACAGAAACCTGGTTCACTGACGGAAGCAGCTTTGTTCAAAATGGAGTTCAGaaagcaggatatgctgtaACCACTACTCAGAGAACCATTGAAGCCCGAGCCCTCCCAGCAGGAACATCGGCGCAAAAAGCCGAAATTATTGCTCTAACAAAAGCACTAGAATTAGCCAACAGAAGAGACATTAATATTTGGACAGACTCAAAATATGCGTTTGTAGTAGTTCATGCCCATGGGGCTGTGTGGAAAGAGCGCAGGCTTTTGATGtctcacagaaaacaaatcaagcaCTCTGCAGAGATATTGAGGCTTCTTGAAGCTGCAAGATTACCGAATTGAGTGGCAGTGATGCACTGCAGAGGACACCAAAGGGGTGACACGGatcaggaaaaaggaaaccGAGTGGCAGATTTAGAGGCAACAAGAGCGACAGAAGAAGGAGAG GTAATGGACACTCGATCAAGAGGTCTTGATCACCCATTACATGACGTTAAGCCGGGAGACTGGATTTACATTAAATCATTCACAGGGCATCCATTAGGTGAAAAGTGGAAAGGACCGTACCAGACACTCCTGACGACATACACTGCAGTGAAAGCTCGTGGGATAACCACTTGGCTGCACTACTCCAAGATAAAGAAAGCCCCTGCACCAGAAAAGTCTACTGCGACATGA